The proteins below come from a single Fusarium verticillioides 7600 chromosome 3, whole genome shotgun sequence genomic window:
- a CDS encoding alpha-N-arabinofuranosidase produces MVRFSSILAAAACFVAVESVNIKVDSKGGNATSGHQYGFLHEDINNSGDGGIYAELIRNRAFQYSKKYPVSLSGWRPINDAKLSLNRLDTPLSDALPVSMNVKPGKGKAKEIGFLNEGYWGMDVKKQKYTGSFWVKGAYKGHFTASLRSNLTDDVFGSVKVKSKANKKQWVEHEFVLTPNKNAPNSNNTFAITYDPKGADGALDFNLISLFPPTYKGRKNGLRVDLAEALEGLHPSLLRFPGGNMLEGNTNKTWWDWKDTLGPLRNRPGFEGVWNYQQTHGLGILEYLQWAEDMNLEIIVGVYAGLSLDGSVTPKDQLQPLIDDALDEIEFIRGPVTSKWGKKRAELGHPKPFRLSYVEVGNEDWLAGYPTGWNSYKEYRFPMFLEAIKKAHPDLTVISSGASIDPVGKKDAGFDIPAPGIGDYHPYREPDVLVEEFNLFDNNKYGHIIGEVASTHPNGGTGWSGNLMPYPWWISGVGEAVALCGYERNADRIPGTFYAPILKNENRWQWAITMIQFAADSAMTTRSTSWYVWSLFAGHPMTHTLPTTADFDPLYYVAGKNEDKGTLIWKGAAYNTTKGADVPVSLSFKGVKPGAQAELTLLTNKEKDPFAFNDPHKGNNVVDTKKTVLKADGKGAFNFKLPNLSVAVLETLKKGKPYSS; encoded by the exons ATGGTTCGCTTCAGTTCAATCCTAGCGGCTGCGGCTTGCTTCGTGGCTGTTGAGTcagtcaacatcaaggtcgaCAGCAAGGGCGGAAACGCTACTAGCGGTCACCAATATGGCTTCCTTCACGAG GATATCAACAATTCCGGTGATGGTGGCATCTACGCTGAGCTCATCCGCAATCGTGCTTTCCAGTACAGCAAGAAATACCCTGTTTCTCTATCTGGCTGGAGACCCATCAACGATGCTAAGCTCTCCCTCAACCGTCTCGACACTCCTCTCTCCGACGCTCTCCCCGTTTCCATGAACGTGAAGCCTGGAaagggcaaggccaaggagattggTTTCCTCAACGAGGGTTACTGGGGaatggatgtcaagaagcaaaagtaCACTGGCTCTTTCTGGGTTAAGGGCGCTTACAAGGGCCACTTTACAGCTTCTTTGCGATCTAACCTTACCGACGATGTCTTTGGCAGCGTCAAGgtcaagtccaaggccaacaagaagcagtGGGTTGAGCATGAGTTTGTGCTTACTCCTAACAAGAATGCCCCTAACAGCAACAACACTTTTGCTATCACCTACGATCCCAAG GGCGCTGATGGAGCTCTTGACTTCAACCTCATTAGCTTGTTCCCTCCCACCTACAAGGGCCGCAAGAACGGTCTTCGAGTTGATCTTGCCGAGGCTCTCGAAGGTCTCCACCCC AGCCTGCTGCGCTTCCCCGGTGGTAACATGCTCGAgggcaacaccaacaagacctGGTGGGACTGGAAGGATACCCTCGGACCTCTCCGCAACCGTCCTGGTTTCGAGGGTGTCTGGAACTACCAGCAGACCCATGGTCTTGGAATCTTGGAGTACCTCCAGTGGGCTGAGGACATGAACCTTGAAATCA TTGTCGGTGTCTACGCTGGCCTCTCCCTCGACGGCTCCGTCACCCCCAAGGACCAACTCCAGCCCCTCATCGACGACGCGCTCGACGAGATCGAATTCATCCGAGGTCCCGTCACTTCAAAGTGGGGAAAGAAGCGCGCTGAGCTCGGCCACCCCAAGCCTTTCAGACTCTCCTACGTTGAAGTCGGAAACGAGGACTGGCTCGCTGGTTATCCCACTGGCTGGAACTCTTACAAGGAGTACCGCTTCCCCATGTTCctcgaggctatcaagaaaGCTCACCCCGATCTCACCGTCATCTCCTCTGGTGCTTCTATTGACCCCGTTGGTAAGAAGGATGCTGGTTTCGATATTCCTGCTCCTGGAATCGGTGACTACCACCCTTACCGCGAGCctgatgttcttgttgaggagttCAACCTGTTTGATAACAATAAGTATGGTCACATCATTGGTGAGGTTGCTTCTACCCACCCCAACGGTGGAACTGGCTGGAGTGGTAACCTTATGCCTTACCCCTGGTGGAtctctggtgttggcgaGGCCGTCGCTCTCTGCGGTTATGAGCGCAACGCCGATCGTATTCCCGGAACATTCTACGCTCCTATcctcaagaacgagaacCGTTGGCAGTGGGCTATCACCATGATCCAATTCGCCGCCGACTCCGCCATGACCACCCGCTCCACCAGCTGGTATGTCTGGTCACTCTTCGCAGGCCACCCCATGACCCATACTCTCCCCACCACCGCCGACTTCGACCCCCTCTACTACGTCGCTGGTAAGAACGAGGACAAGGGAACTCTTATCTGGAAGGGTGCTGCGTATAACACCACCAAGGGTGCTGACGTTCCCGTGTCTCTGTCCTTCAAGGGTGTCAAGCCCGGTGCTCAAGCTGAGCTTACTCTTCTGaccaacaaggagaaggatcCTTTTGCGTTCAATGATCCTCACAAGGGCAacaatgttgttgatactAAGAAGACTGTTCTCAAGGCCGATGGAAAGGGTGCTTTCAACTTCAAGCTTCCTAACCTGAGCGTCGCTGTTCTTGAGACCCtcaagaagggaaagccTTACTCTAGCTAG
- a CDS encoding CMGC/SRPK protein kinase, whose product MEGTSISPPPTPTAPFKQRLKNCVSPGEYPEAYRPGGYHPINLGDTLNDGQYKIIRKLGDGCFSIVWLAHDLMNSRYVALKILVSDEAEHSQEVEVLHHLAKVAPFESGQQITQLLAEFEHKGPNGTHKCLVFEPMGPSVNQMILELAKGGTKWPSEIRYPPQTVKRILRESLKGLAFLHKHGISHGDFQPGNILFSLSNIDSCDEGSLCQEETPNERYRIERIDGKKDKWAPEYLLTAEPLASYVSIDENVKVKLADMGGAYFFNNPPKKPAVPIGLRAPELVLKGEFDKTQDIWSFGCILFELIAGRRLFYIFGPFKEETESDDEHLLEIVDRLGPLPDELYSHWKTSSRYYTKDRKLYNWALGGVEEGEEPNMPEPSELETMEEAFDKESPEMTELEAQEVKKLIRWILQYDPAKRPSAEEILRHPWFAEDSGVKTE is encoded by the exons ATGGAAGGAACAAGCATCTCTCCCCCACCAACCCCAACCGCACCTTTCAAacagaggttgaagaactgtGTATCACCTGGCGAATATCCCGAGGCTTACCGGCCTGGAGGCTATCATCCGATTAACCTGGGAGATACTCTTAACGATGGCCAGTACAAGATCATTCGAAAACTTGGAGACGGATGTTTCTCTATCGTCTGGCTCGCCCATGACCTAAT GAACTCTCGATATGTAGCTCTAAAGATCCTTGTCTCGGATGAGGCAGAACATTCCCAGGAAGTAGAGGTTTTACACCATCTTGCCAAGGTCGCTCCCTTCGAATCAGGCCAGCAGATCACACAGCTTCTGGCCGAATTCGAGCATAAAGGCCCCAATGGCACGCACAAGTGTCTAGTCTTCGAACCCATGGGCCCGTCTGTCAATCAAATGATTCTGGAACTTGCCAAAGGAGGGACCAAGTGGCCAAGTGAGATAAGGTATCCGCCCCAAACGGTAAAACGAATTCTCCGCGAGTCCTTGAAAGGGTTGGCGTTTCTTCATAAGCATGGTATCTCTCACGGAGACTTTCAGCCTGGAAACATACTGTTTTCGCTCAGCAATATTGATTCCTGCGATGAAGGGTCCCTATGCCAGGAGGAAACGCCGAATGAGCGCTATCGTATTGAGAGAATCGATGGCAAGAAAGACAAATGGGCACCTGAGTATCTGTTGACCGCGGAGCCGCTGGCTAGTTACGTGAGTATTGACGAAAACGTCAAGGTCAAACTGGCCGACATGGGTGGCG catacttcttcaacaacccccCAAAGAAACCCGCCGTCCCTATTGGTCTTAGAGCTCCTGAGCTAGTCCTGAAGGGAGAATTTGACAAGACCCAGGATATCTGGAGCTTTGGATGTATTCTTTTCGAATTGATCGCAGGGCGACGTCTTTTCTATATATTTGGCCCATtcaaagaagagactgaaTCGGATGACGAACATCTTCTCGAGATTGTGGACAGACTCGGCCCGCTACCAGATGAGCTATATAGCCACTGGAAGACCTCTTCGCGCTACTACACCAAGGACAGAAAACTATACAATTGGGCGCTTGGTGGCGTCGAAGAGGGTGAGGAGCCGAATATGCCGGAACCATCTGAATTAGAGACAATGGAGGAAGCCTTTGATAAGGAGAGCCCAGAGATGACCGAGCTGGAGGCACAGGAGGTCAAGAAACTCATTCGATGGATTCTTCAGTATGATCCTGCTAAGAGACCCTCGGCTGAGGAGATCCTCCGTCATCCATGGTTTGCTGAAGATTCAGGCGTGAAGACAGAGTAG
- a CDS encoding murein transglycosylase, with product MKLVLFSGLFSAFLASAQLTGPVGPLTALSQKTHECNILDYGAVKDNSTDTADAIEKTFKTCVLPNTGSRLFIPDGQYLIKRSVVLSNGTNWALQLDGLITLAYGGNWTVDRKLVLQGFAGVELLNATINGEGDGQFLQNGLTIINPVDFEFYSQNGKGAIQGQGYIYRNLANTFRPRLVRIISPINTSVHDLVLVDSPKFHIVFDFAENLEVYHLTIRGANLGSYDGVDVVGTNYWIHDIEVTNRDECVSVKSPSNHALIENLVCNQAGSGISIGSLNVSASIANIHARNINIIQGNNIAFIKTYPGGSGYVTNITFENFRSKASLYGLDVNQYWQNTFEPDTGAVALCNLVFKNFSGSVADGSKRPPLFLVANDLSFATNVTVEDFSIWTESGTSVVNKISNIFGHGDNSYGEANGIKSLSSGQAATAYTSSYTVTATPTGWTTPSLPTWAAASTGYGTDVPIPVYTPAALWKPSGDYDKHYWGSF from the exons ATGAAACTCGTTCTCTTCTCAGGCTTATTCTCAGCCTTCCTAGCATCCGCTCAACTCACAGGTCCCGTCGGCCCCCTCACAGCCCTCTCCCAAAAAACCCACGAGTGCAACATTCTCGACTACGGCGCCGTCAAAGACAACTCCACTGACACCGCAGACGCCATTGAGAAGACTTTCAAGACCTGCGTCCTTCCAAACACTGGAAGTCGTCTTTTCATCCCCGATGGACAGTACCTGATCAAACGCTCAGTCGTTCTTTCAAACGGCACAAACTGGGCGTTGCAGCTCGATGGGCTCATCACTTTGGCTTATGGTGGGAACTGGACTGTTGATCGTAAGTTGGTATTGCAGGGCTTTGCGGGTGTTGAGCTGCTGAACGCGACTATCAATGGTGAAGGTGATGGGCAATTCTTGCAGAATGGACTTACCATTATAAATC CTGTCGACTTTGAGTTCTATTCACAGAATGGGAAGGGCGCCattcaaggccaaggatacATCTACAGAAACCTGGCAAA CACTTTTCGTCCTCGGCTTGTCAGAATAATTTCACCGATCAACACTTCTGTGCACGATCTAGTTCTCGTCGACAGTCCCAAGTTTCACATCGTCTTTGATTTTGCTGAGAACCTCGAGGTATATCATCTGACCATCCGAGGGGCCAACCTCGGTTCCTatgatggcgttgacgtGGTGGGCACCAATTATTGGATCCACGACATCGAG GTTACAAACCGAGACGAATGCGTGTCAGTGAAAAGCCCCTCTAACCATGCTCTTATCGAGAATTTGGTTTGTAACCAAGCTGGGTCTGGTATCTCGATTGGCAGTCTCAACGTGTCTGCATCCATCGCTAATATC CATGCAcgcaacatcaacatcatccagGGAAATAATATTGCTTTCATCAAGACTTACCCAGGCGGGTCTGGCTAcgtcaccaacatcaccttTGAGAATTTTCGATCTAAGGCTTCTCTCTATGGCTTGGACGTCAATCAGTATTGGCAGAATACATTTGAGCCTGACACCGGAGCTGTGGCTTTGTGTAACCTTGTTTTTAAGAACTTCTCCG GATCTGTCGCCGATGGTTCTAAGCGACCTCCTCTTTTTCTGGTGGCCAACGATCTATCATTCGCCACCAACGTCACGGTCGAAGACTTTAGTATCTGGACTGAATCGGGGACATCAGTCGTGAACAAGATTAGCAACATCTTTGGCCATGGCGATAATTCATATGGAGAGGCGAATGGCATCAAATCACTTTCGTCTGGCCAGGCAGCTACTGCGTACACGAGCAGTTACACTGTCACCGCTACTCCTACTGGCTGGACAACTCCATCGTTACCTACGTGGGCTGCGGCAAGCACTGGTTATGGAA CTGATGTCCCTATTCCAGTCTACACACCAGCTGCTCTGTGGAAGCCGAGCGGTGACTATGATAAACATTACTGGGGCAGCTTTTGA